In one Drosophila pseudoobscura strain MV-25-SWS-2005 chromosome X, UCI_Dpse_MV25, whole genome shotgun sequence genomic region, the following are encoded:
- the LOC4814680 gene encoding TIP41-like protein isoform X1 encodes MENVQCAVPRLPVDGESIRFNDWNISYEKSHILKSICKQGSTKCCDKDDTNRCELCHYQYSLDLPHLPDMVFHKNKLVLQHKDGALMEFKPMDALALVDNGKQPLEVACAQEWRHTRPEQTMEEKFKPFDWTFTSTYQGTMNEKIRSESSDMTLNKFKLMQRENIIFYTDLTLFEDELHDHGISVMSVRIRVMPSGFFILLRHFLRVDDVVMRMYDTRFHHEIENDYILKEYVHREAPCSKLQSSMAFWTNPDEMQNYLPVLSKQMHKLFFN; translated from the exons ATGGAAAACGTG CAGTGCGCAGTGCCCCGGCTGCCGGTAGACGGCGAATCCATTCGGTTCAATGACTGGAACATTAGCTACGAAAAGTCGCACATATTGAAAAGTATCTGCAAGCAGGGCAGCACCAAGTGCTGCGACAAGGACGATACCAATCGCTGTGAACTCTGCCACTATCAATACTCGCTGGACCTGCCTCACTTGCCTGACATGGTgttccacaaaaacaaactgGTGCTGCAGCACAAGGACGGCGCTCTTATGGAGTTCAAGCCTATGGATGCCTTGGCCCTGGTCGACAATGGCAAACAGCCTCTGGAGGTGGCCTGTGCCCAGGAATGGCGTCATACCCG TCCGGAGCAAACCATGGAGGAGAAGTTCAAGCCGTTCGACTGGACATTCACGTCCACCTATCAGGGCACCATGAACGAGAAGATCCGCTCGGAGAGCTCAGATATGACCCTCAACAAATTCAAGTTAATGCAACGCGAGAATATCATCTTCTACACAGATCTCACCCTGTTCGAGGATGAGCTGCACGATCACGGCATCTCGGTGATGAGTGTGCGCATC CGTGTGATGCCTTCGGGTTTCTTCATACTACTTCGTCACTTCCTGCGCGTCGACGATGTTGTAATGCGCATGTACGATACGCGCTTTCATCATGAAATAGAGAACGATTATATCCTCAAGGAGTACGTGCATCGGGAGGCTCCGTGCTCGAAGCTTCAGAGCTCGATGGCCTTCTGGACCAATCCGGATGAGATGCAAAACTACCTTCCCGTGCTCTCCAAGCAAATGCACAAGTTGTTCTTCAATTAG
- the LOC4814680 gene encoding TIP41-like protein isoform X2 — MENVCAVPRLPVDGESIRFNDWNISYEKSHILKSICKQGSTKCCDKDDTNRCELCHYQYSLDLPHLPDMVFHKNKLVLQHKDGALMEFKPMDALALVDNGKQPLEVACAQEWRHTRPEQTMEEKFKPFDWTFTSTYQGTMNEKIRSESSDMTLNKFKLMQRENIIFYTDLTLFEDELHDHGISVMSVRIRVMPSGFFILLRHFLRVDDVVMRMYDTRFHHEIENDYILKEYVHREAPCSKLQSSMAFWTNPDEMQNYLPVLSKQMHKLFFN, encoded by the exons ATGGAAAACGTG TGCGCAGTGCCCCGGCTGCCGGTAGACGGCGAATCCATTCGGTTCAATGACTGGAACATTAGCTACGAAAAGTCGCACATATTGAAAAGTATCTGCAAGCAGGGCAGCACCAAGTGCTGCGACAAGGACGATACCAATCGCTGTGAACTCTGCCACTATCAATACTCGCTGGACCTGCCTCACTTGCCTGACATGGTgttccacaaaaacaaactgGTGCTGCAGCACAAGGACGGCGCTCTTATGGAGTTCAAGCCTATGGATGCCTTGGCCCTGGTCGACAATGGCAAACAGCCTCTGGAGGTGGCCTGTGCCCAGGAATGGCGTCATACCCG TCCGGAGCAAACCATGGAGGAGAAGTTCAAGCCGTTCGACTGGACATTCACGTCCACCTATCAGGGCACCATGAACGAGAAGATCCGCTCGGAGAGCTCAGATATGACCCTCAACAAATTCAAGTTAATGCAACGCGAGAATATCATCTTCTACACAGATCTCACCCTGTTCGAGGATGAGCTGCACGATCACGGCATCTCGGTGATGAGTGTGCGCATC CGTGTGATGCCTTCGGGTTTCTTCATACTACTTCGTCACTTCCTGCGCGTCGACGATGTTGTAATGCGCATGTACGATACGCGCTTTCATCATGAAATAGAGAACGATTATATCCTCAAGGAGTACGTGCATCGGGAGGCTCCGTGCTCGAAGCTTCAGAGCTCGATGGCCTTCTGGACCAATCCGGATGAGATGCAAAACTACCTTCCCGTGCTCTCCAAGCAAATGCACAAGTTGTTCTTCAATTAG
- the AnxB10 gene encoding annexin B10 isoform X1, whose protein sequence is MDYKPVPTVVGATPFDAAADAQTLRAAMKGLGTDEQEIIDVLASRSNGQRQLIRSVYDTEFERDLVDDLKSELGGKFEDVIVAMMMPPVEYLCKQLHSAMAGMGTEESTLVEILCTKSNEEMHQIVEAYEDKYQRPLAEQMCSETSGFFRRLLTLIVTGVRDGLNTPVDAAEAKEQASQLYAAGEAKLGTDEEVFNRIMSHASFPQLRLVFEEYKELSGQTIEQAIKHEMADELHEAMMAIVECVQSPAAFFANRLYKAMNGAGTDDSTLIRIIVCRSEIDLETIKQEFERIYNRTLLSAVVDAETSGDYKRALTALLGGA, encoded by the exons ATGGATTACAAG CCCGTGCCTACGGTTGTGGGAGCCACCCCCTTCGATGCGGCCGCCGATGCCCAGACCCTGAGGGCCGCCATGAAGGGATTGGGCACAGATGAGCAGGAAATCATCGATGTCCTCGCCAGCAGAAGCAACGGCCAGCGACAGTTGATTCGATCGGTCTACGACACAGAATTCGAACGGGATCTGGTGGATGACCTGAAGAGCGAGCTGGGGGGCAAGTTCGAGGATGTGATTGTGGCAATGATGATGCCACCCGTGGAGTACCTGTGCAAGCAGCTGCACTCGGCCATGGCCGGCATGGGCACCGAGGAGTCCACACTGGTGGAGATCCTGTGCACCAAGAGCAACGAGGAAATGCACCAAATTGTGGAGGCCTACGAGGACAAGTATCAAAGGCCGCTGGCCGAGCAGATGTGCAGCGAGACATCTGGGTTCTTTCGCCGCCTGCTCACCCTGATCGTCACTGGTGTGAGGGATGGACTGAACACACCCGTAGATGCGGCCGAGGCCAAGGAGCAGGCTAGCCAGCTGTATGCCGCTGGCGAGGCCAAGCTGGGCACCGACGAGGAGGTTTTCAACCGCATCATGTCCCATGCCAGCTTCCCCCAGCTGCGGCTCGTTTTCGAGGAGTACAAGGAGCTCTCCGGTCAGACCATCGAGCAGGCCATCAAGCACGAGATGGCCGATGAGCTGCACGAAGCCATGATGGCCATTG TTGAATGCGTCCAGTCGCCGGCGGCCTTCTTCGCCAATCGTTTGTACAAGGCCATGAATGGAGCTGGCACAGATGACTCCACCCTCATACGGATTATTGTTTGCCGCTCCGAGATCGATCTGGAGACGATCAAGCAGGAGTTTGAGCGCATCTACAATCGCACTCTGCTCAGTGCCGTGGTG GAT GCGGAGACCTCGGGCGACTACAAGCGGGCCCTGACAGCCCTGCTGGGCGGAGCCTAA
- the AnxB10 gene encoding annexin B10 isoform X2 has protein sequence MDYKPVPTVVGATPFDAAADAQTLRAAMKGLGTDEQEIIDVLASRSNGQRQLIRSVYDTEFERDLVDDLKSELGGKFEDVIVAMMMPPVEYLCKQLHSAMAGMGTEESTLVEILCTKSNEEMHQIVEAYEDKYQRPLAEQMCSETSGFFRRLLTLIVTGVRDGLNTPVDAAEAKEQASQLYAAGEAKLGTDEEVFNRIMSHASFPQLRLVFEEYKELSGQTIEQAIKHEMADELHEAMMAIVECVQSPAAFFANRLYKAMNGAGTDDSTLIRIIVCRSEIDLETIKQEFERIYNRTLLSAVVAETSGDYKRALTALLGGA, from the exons ATGGATTACAAG CCCGTGCCTACGGTTGTGGGAGCCACCCCCTTCGATGCGGCCGCCGATGCCCAGACCCTGAGGGCCGCCATGAAGGGATTGGGCACAGATGAGCAGGAAATCATCGATGTCCTCGCCAGCAGAAGCAACGGCCAGCGACAGTTGATTCGATCGGTCTACGACACAGAATTCGAACGGGATCTGGTGGATGACCTGAAGAGCGAGCTGGGGGGCAAGTTCGAGGATGTGATTGTGGCAATGATGATGCCACCCGTGGAGTACCTGTGCAAGCAGCTGCACTCGGCCATGGCCGGCATGGGCACCGAGGAGTCCACACTGGTGGAGATCCTGTGCACCAAGAGCAACGAGGAAATGCACCAAATTGTGGAGGCCTACGAGGACAAGTATCAAAGGCCGCTGGCCGAGCAGATGTGCAGCGAGACATCTGGGTTCTTTCGCCGCCTGCTCACCCTGATCGTCACTGGTGTGAGGGATGGACTGAACACACCCGTAGATGCGGCCGAGGCCAAGGAGCAGGCTAGCCAGCTGTATGCCGCTGGCGAGGCCAAGCTGGGCACCGACGAGGAGGTTTTCAACCGCATCATGTCCCATGCCAGCTTCCCCCAGCTGCGGCTCGTTTTCGAGGAGTACAAGGAGCTCTCCGGTCAGACCATCGAGCAGGCCATCAAGCACGAGATGGCCGATGAGCTGCACGAAGCCATGATGGCCATTG TTGAATGCGTCCAGTCGCCGGCGGCCTTCTTCGCCAATCGTTTGTACAAGGCCATGAATGGAGCTGGCACAGATGACTCCACCCTCATACGGATTATTGTTTGCCGCTCCGAGATCGATCTGGAGACGATCAAGCAGGAGTTTGAGCGCATCTACAATCGCACTCTGCTCAGTGCCGTGGTG GCGGAGACCTCGGGCGACTACAAGCGGGCCCTGACAGCCCTGCTGGGCGGAGCCTAA